In Methanobacterium aggregans, the genomic stretch TAATTATTTTGGATGTATTATGAATATATGGGTGATATCATAGATTTTAATCTAAATTCATGTTTTCAATTCTGTTCAGGAGGAAAAATAAGATGTACGATGTTGTAGTGGTGGGGGCAGGACCTGCAGGTTCTATGGCTGCAAAAAAGGCAGCTGATGCAGGCTGTAAAGTTTTGTTGGTTGAGAAGATGCAGCTGCCAAGGGAAAAATCATGTTCAGGTATTCTGATAAAAAAATCCATCAATACAGTGGAAAAAGAATTTGGAAAGATACCCCACAATTTACCGTGTAAAACAAAAAATAAGGGTATTGTACTTACAAATGAGGAAAATAAGGAGTTTAAATTTGAAAGTGAAGGACTCAATGTATGGAGAAGTTCATTCGATCAGTGGTTAAGTTTGGTGGCTGAAGATTCTGGTGTTGAGTTGCGACAGTCAACTTCAGTTATTTCATGTGAAGAAAAGGAAGATCACGTTGTTGTCAAGTTAAACTGCAATGGGACGTATTATGAAAAAACTAAAGTCATGATTGCCTGTGATGGTGCAACGAGTAAAATTAAACGTAGTTTAGGAAGGGGGCAGAACAACCAAATCATCACTTATCAAACCTTCTGCAGGGGAACGATAGATCTTGACGGTAGTTTTTTCTATGCTTTTTTAGACCCAAAGTTCTCCCAGTACGATGCATGGTTCAATGTGAAAGATGATTTTCTTGTTTTTGGTGTGGGTGTCAAAGAAGTATCTCTTATAAAAAATTATCATTCAAGGTTTCTTTCCTTTTTGGCTTCAGAGTTCAATGCCAAAATTCAATCCTCTGTTAGGGGAGAAATGGGAATACTTCCATGTGTAATGCCGGGATACGGCACTGATATGGGAAAGGGGAGAGTTTTGTTTGCAGGTGAAGCAGCCAATTTTCTTAATCCTATGGGAGAAGGCATATCTGGTGCATTAATAACTGGAGCCATGGCTGCAGAATCTGCAGTATCGCTTTTTGAAGATAATTTAAATATAAATAATCTGGTGGATCTTTATAAAAACAGGGTTGCAGATGAAAAGGAGTACATGATAAGACAGTGGAAGTTTCTAACTAAACTTTCTCCCAGATTCTCTTATTTAAA encodes the following:
- a CDS encoding FAD-dependent monooxygenase; this translates as MYDVVVVGAGPAGSMAAKKAADAGCKVLLVEKMQLPREKSCSGILIKKSINTVEKEFGKIPHNLPCKTKNKGIVLTNEENKEFKFESEGLNVWRSSFDQWLSLVAEDSGVELRQSTSVISCEEKEDHVVVKLNCNGTYYEKTKVMIACDGATSKIKRSLGRGQNNQIITYQTFCRGTIDLDGSFFYAFLDPKFSQYDAWFNVKDDFLVFGVGVKEVSLIKNYHSRFLSFLASEFNAKIQSSVRGEMGILPCVMPGYGTDMGKGRVLFAGEAANFLNPMGEGISGALITGAMAAESAVSLFEDNLNINNLVDLYKNRVADEKEYMIRQWKFLTKLSPRFSYLNK